From one Planococcus citri chromosome 3, ihPlaCitr1.1, whole genome shotgun sequence genomic stretch:
- the LOC135838998 gene encoding otoferlin-like: MSLRSSMEAINSIFEVKDAAKPHDFCVHVRIIEGSQFAGINADPVRVCVQIGRNKKYTQEIGNTICPVYKEDFRFNFNDKPAAEFLDEMITLTVLHVKTQMLRMKKTETTIGTYKVNLRTVYDEPDHQFIDKICELRDPHHIGGSCKGTVKCDFRITCQGNNAITPSIPTVITTEYDEVDRISPKSDEERKREKQKVRLIVKIYRADGLPKMTRSVGTYVKENFAGESKKDFVNPYVEVSFAGLEGKTKVIPHNCAPVWNEQIVFHEMFSSLFQRIKIQLKERDNDIVHSNIIGTHFIDLKIISRAGNGGEYRILRNITQDYQRSALLSFICTVRPENLAKVLGIGVGYSWKLKPIFWRLLMMPPQKYKYHARVQ; the protein is encoded by the exons atgtcattgcGATCCAGCATGGAAGcgattaattcaattttcgaagtcAAGGATGCAGCAAAACCACACGATTTTTGTGTCCATGTAAGAATCATCGAAGGAAGTCAATTTGCCGGAATAAATGCGGATCCTGTAAGAGTTTGCGTTCAAATCGGAAGGAACAAAAAGTACACTCAAGAAATAGGAAACACAATTTGTCCGGTCTATAAAGAA GATTTCAGATTCAATTTCAACGATAAGCCAGCCGCTGAGTTCTTAGATGAAATGATAACATTGACg GTTTTGCATGTTAAAACACAAATGCTTCGTATGAAGAAGACTGAAACTACAATAGGCACATACAAAGTAAATCTGAGAACTGTGTATGACGAACCAG ATCATCAATTCATTGacaaaatttgtgaattaaGAGACCCACACCACATTGGCGGAAGTTGTAAAGGTACTGTGAAATGTGATTTCCGTATAACCTGCCAGGGAAACAACGCAATAACGCCATCCATACCCACAGTGATCACAACTGAATACGATGAGGTCGACAG gaTTTCACCAAAATCAGACGAGGAACGTAAGAGAGAAAAGCAAAAAGTTCGCttgattgtgaaaatttacAGAGCAGATGGTCTTCCAAAAATGACTCGCTCAGTTGGAACGTACGTTAAAGAAAATTTCGCCGGAGAGTCAAAAAAAGATTTCGTTAATCCTTACGTTGAAGTCTCTTTCGCTGGATTAGAA GGCAAAACAAAAGTGATACCACATAATTGTGCTCCAGTGTGGAATGAACAAATTGTTTTCCATGAAATGTTTTCGTCTTTATTCCAAAGAATCAAGATACAACTGAAAGAGAGAGATAATGATATAGTACACAGTAACATTATCGGTACACATTTCATCGATCTTAAAATAATATCACGCGCTGGAAACGGAGGCGAGTATAGAATTTTACGCAATATTACACAG GATTACCAACGTTCGGCCCTGCTTTCATTCATTTGTACGGTTCGACCAGAGAATTTGGCGAAGGTGTTGGGTATAGGGGTCGGTTACTCGTGGAAATTGAAACCAATATTTTGGAGGCTTTTGATGATGCCCCCACAGAAGTACAAATATCACGCGCGTGTACAATAA